The proteins below are encoded in one region of Malaclemys terrapin pileata isolate rMalTer1 chromosome 8, rMalTer1.hap1, whole genome shotgun sequence:
- the LOC128841843 gene encoding putative protein TPRXL: protein MEGPGRALLRLAAAACLLCGVLLPGDGQETLTDQAVSPAQPSPGPGSLPLSEAGGFSPEATAPPVTHADKDGAAMHPSFSSPRAVELDESIPPDPNATTTNSVRLPTPAPAVSADATTGLRNKNLSANSSSELPPPALAANTTDANQPGQNGTEPSSPTGPTGAATVTPTHQPPKDALATTGSSPLEPSAFSTLGPTTGNPEPTPQTAQENATEESTTGPTTVPAAMTTGSTPATTTPSTTTVTPRASSTNRAATTAIGQSSADPVHEKASVLDVGDDDGQDLPSSAVAGAMGADPLVIGVISMFVVMVGILALVGFLRYRQHHSRMEFRRLQDLPMDDMMEDTPLSLYSY from the exons GAGATGGGCAGGAGACCCTGACTGACCAGGCGGTGTcaccagctcagcccagccccgggCCAGGCTCACTTCCACTCAGTGAGGCTGGTGGCTTCAGCCCAGAGGCAACCGCCCCTCCTGTGACTCACGCCGATAAGGACGGGGCGGCCATGCACCCCAGTTTTAGCAGCCCCCGCGCTGTCGAGCTGGATGAGTCCATCCCACCCGATCCCAACGCAACCACCACCAACAGCGTCAGGCTGCCGACTCCTGCCCCAGCCGTCTCAGCGGATGCTACGACGGGGCTTCGGAATAAGAACCTGTCGGCCAACAGCAGCTCGGAGCTCCCCCCTCCTGCTCTGGCTGCCAACACCACAGATGCAAACCAGCCTGGCCAAAATGGAACAGAGCCCTCCAGCCCCACGGGGCCGACTGGCGCCGCGACTGTGACTCCAACGCATCAGCCACCAAAGGACGCGCTGG CAACAACGGGCAGCTCCCCGCTGGAGCCTTCTGCATTCAGCACTTTGGGGCCCACAACAGGGAACCCTGAACCCACCCCACAAACAGCCCAGGAGAATGCCACAGAGGAGAGCACCACAGGGCCCACTACCGTCCCTGCTGCCATGACAACAGGGAGCACACCTGCAACTaccacccccagcaccaccacGGTAACCCCCAGAGCTTCCTCCACCAACAGGGCAGCCACAACAGCCATAGGGCAGTCATCAGCCGATCCCGTGCATGAGAAGGCTTCTGTGTTGGATGTGGGAGACGACGATGGTCAAG acctgcccagctctgctgttgCCGGCGCGATGGGGGCTGACCCCCTGGTGATCGGTGTCATCTCCATGTTCGTCGTCATGGTGGGGATCCTGGCCCTGGTGGGCTTCCTGAGATACCGGCAGCACCACAGCCGGATGGAGTTCCGGCGCCTGCAGGACCTGCCCATG GACGACATGATGGAGGATACGCCCCTCTCCCTCTACAGCTACTAG